CTATTCCGTGAAGTATTgcatttgtaagtagactgtatagttttttttattggtaacgccacatagcgctctgtatgaaaatcactggctgtgctgtgtgcagtctgtggctggtttgcattgttggctattgtagtgttgggcagctggatgtgaacagcgcgtagcgttgcgcagttggaggtgagccgccagcagtggtggatgtggggagagagatggcggagttttgaaatttgtaagactggatatcatgaactgctatgtatattatgatttttcaacactcttaaggtaaatacattgtttgttcgctatcaaaatctttcatttgctaactatgcctatcagtagttagtgccttcagtagtttgaatcttttatttagctggcagtagcggcgctggctgtattgcagtagttcgaataacgaagatttttggtgaggtaactgatttgtgaaaggtataggttaatattagtcagggccattcttttgtacggatttttgaaagtcagattgcgttgcgctagaaatattgtgtgtcagtttaagcacagtcatgtataatttttctaaagggacgttacacattttcaaatGTTATCCGACTTTTTGGTCACCCTGTAGTTTAGTGTCGAACGTCTTTCGGAAATGTAGGAAGATAGAATCCACCTGTTCAGCTGTATCTGTTGTTTTCGAGACGACGGTAGCACAACAGAAAGTGAGGCGGCCGTGCGATGCCGGCAGGCGATCACGCCGGAGAGCATCGTGCTGCTGGTGACGGAGGAGGACCTGGACGAGCTGTGCGGGCAGGTGCGCGACAGCCTGGACGCGCTGGCGCGGGTCGCGGCCTCGTGCGCCGCGCTCGGCGACGACGACCGCGACGTCTACCAGGCGCTGCTGCGCGGCGTCGCCACGCTGCACGCGGACCTCTGCGCGCCCTCGCAGCCCGCCGGGCTGCGCGCGAGCTTCCTCCAGCACAGCGCCTGCCTCAGGTGCGCCGGGCCACCGTGCCGCCTCCTGTTCAGCTCCTGCCCTTTTTCTCAACATGAGGCATTCGAAGCTCAGCGCCTGGACACGAATTTCCCAAAGCATTATGACGCAGTTCGCAAAAAGAAAACTCGAAAAACTCGCATTTGAAGTTTAAATTAGTACTgttgtgcgatttgcaggggggatggggggatttccccccctctacatcagaccatcccctcctctgattttagtttatgcatcccaacctgggatgtttatttccacgcactggagtaaaacttaacatataatttaaatttgtggagccgaacactgaaagtttttaatacagtcttaatattaatatgtttgcttattaattttgaaaaagtgttatgtagtaggtaagcatttcaaaacatttagaacaaaacgacaagacgtcgccccagcgtaaacgaggctttttgagccaggtctgtattgtatggtgaatgtgatgtgttgcgtacgaaactgaaacctgctatcagatccaaacgtcgtggaaaactgtgaagaggtgtcatcctacagcaagataacgctcgctcacattctgccaaacggacagacgacgcaataaaggagttgagattcgaggtgctggaacatccaccatacagtccagacctggctccaagcgattttcacatgtttggacccttaacgaaagcactacaggaaagaagatttgaaagtgatgaagacgtcattgctgcggtgcaaaattggttacagatgcaacagaaaaacgtattttctgatgaaataaaaaaaactcgtaaaacgtcggtaaaactgcattgaagtccagggaggttacgtagaaaaataacgcatgtttcagtgttCTATCATCAAAATAAgttcagcttttcacaaatgtgcttttactttttgaattcccctcgtatacctgtatgtagatgattttgtaaataagctttacctataacgtacttttaaagatataacaagggatggcttttctgatagtgcttagattttgtaaataagctttacctataacgtaCTTTTGAAggtataacaagggatggcttttctgatagtgcctacacgtgaatagtgagtttcggctttaacaactatttataaataactgtttgaccatgggtaacgccacggtccaagctagtaacatgtataattatactaaccccctaagacatccccccccccccccactggtaaaagcacaattgAACACTGATTAGTACAAAACATTTGTCACATGTCAAGGTAGTTTATCatgtaattatacactactggcctttaaaattgctacaccacgaagatgacgcgctacagacgcgaaatttaaccgacaggaagaagatgctgtgatatgcaaatgattagcttttcagagcattcacacaaggttggcgccggtggcgacatctacaacgtgctgacatgaggaaagtttataaccgatttctcatacaaaaataacagttgaccggcattgcctggcgaTGCCtcatgtaacgaggagaaatgcgtaccatcacgtttccgactttgataaaggtcggattgtagcctatcgcgattgcggtttatcgtatcgcgacattggtgctcgcgttggtcgagatccaatgacagttagcagaatatggaatcggtgggttcaggagggtaatacggaacgccgtgatggatcccaacggcctcgtatcactagcagtcgagatgacaggcatcttacccacatggctgtaacggatcgtgcagccacgtcttgatccctgagtcaacagatggggatgtttacaagacaacaaccatctgcacgaacagttcgacgacgtttgcagcagcatggactatcagctcggagaccatggctgcggttaccattgacgctgcgtcacagacagaagctcctgcggtggtgtactgaacgacgaacgtgggtgcacgaatggcaaaacgtcattttttcgtatgaatccaggttctgttaacagcatcacgatggtcgcatccgcgtttggcgacatcgcggtgaacgcacattggaagcgtgcattcgtcaccgccatactgcgGTATCACCCggccgtgatggtatagggtgccattggttacacgtctcggtcacctcttattcgcactgacggcactttgaacagtggacgttacatttcagatgtgttacgactcgtg
This genomic stretch from Schistocerca cancellata isolate TAMUIC-IGC-003103 chromosome 2, iqSchCanc2.1, whole genome shotgun sequence harbors:
- the LOC126160167 gene encoding uncharacterized protein LOC126160167; translation: MSWVSPKEDYDGSTTESEAAVRCRQAITPESIVLLVTEEDLDELCGQVRDSLDALARVAASCAALGDDDRDVYQALLRGVATLHADLCAPSQPAGLRASFLQHSACLRNLSQQLQECAGPRDWTESEDERAVCATYERIATCYHSATAVACGSEAADLMRQLVVSVASSVLGECKGKLAHTELS